The Xiphias gladius isolate SHS-SW01 ecotype Sanya breed wild chromosome 9, ASM1685928v1, whole genome shotgun sequence genome window below encodes:
- the LOC120794019 gene encoding KAT8 regulatory NSL complex subunit 1-like isoform X1, whose translation MAAMAPALTDAPAEAHHIRFKLAAPSSSLSPASAENNGNASNILIHSSGPAKCKVASEECPLDFCGGDQEQQQQQPQADSVAQASALGKLQPLVASYLCSDVTPVPSTKESIKLQGVLIKQSVLKSHRILPSSLLNGGGDFLLRKRQAIELSGSQLKSLMSGSTNGGGQPMAPVNGLAKKLATMSGSGCVVAVNGDKPSATTDSQSQNLPVDSETLTATISGHLPVKGTLKQKHSSGVSQNTDRKNLEPPVLQSSALSPFTHGNPNPTEQVNLEEADSHTPTSQSQGSDREKPGSSQQGSPSCTPASQPPLPCSSSSDSLDAHVRERTLLNSSRQAEIESRLRRLRKRLQVVQAKQVERHIQQQLGGFLDSALNRLLAGNRKSETATPTATWRTGRHSSSNRDGLSRFLKSGSMPLELERLYLSGSANLHSAESAFDSDVTESSSGGDSDLEEEELARVDIEQRHVKIWKRAESRYTVERAAIISHWNWLQAHISDLEYRIRQQTDIYRQIRASKGSVELGGVAPSAVPAGGTEVKAEPVSAQDVGSERLEHTGTAHITNTEAGPWKSQNGQPVNGVLSRMAESADTKHQQPLAYDSTCVAARTRPLVSCRRRRLIQPNTVPNVNGKAQRSSCIQCNCRVNPTCVMCGGWPTPKEDPQYELPTLERLSRLDLGVHPILSFPDDVCIGLRLQQVMKSQWQTKSLERSKPLKKLSLKHKLSSSKEKHKFTNSLMAVSVAGLGHYKSRAEKPRTVDSSMGSSSAVLNTARLEGQAVCKTERLQALSTPLGPYDKNYSRKRLREPSLDRTDTSPKLFLDSSSPCPTLANMHSSLHSPLTRQLSTSSESSTPLGPSSQSVPSTPQQPIKRRRGESSFDINNIVIPMSVAATTRVEKLQYKEILTPSWRSVDIFSQPITEEENEREVEDLSDAAFIQLHQPYEDQERARWTWMALAPAKRRGSRSYKSVDGRTTPLLCGTNPPTPQPASPDPGHCPMLHDYSHVPSPMSPASPDTTSNPHTPCSRDSHRLLSSEDTRCSTPDFTFEERTVAPWERRSFPLPEDPAPEPEAESDHQIRPRMRSISGCRATAYGRLDSDDMDLPCDDDSGPKHKASTHR comes from the exons ATGGCTGCGATGGCGCCCGCTCTCACCGACGCCCCAGCCGAAGCTCACCACATCCGCTTCAAACTGGCTGCCCCATCCTCAAGTCTCTCACCGGCCAGTGCAGAGAACAACGGTAACGCCAGCAACATCCTCATCCATAGCAGCGGCCCCGCTAAGTGTAAGGTCGCCTCTGAAGAGTGCCCTCTTGACTTTTGTGGCGGCGACCAggaacagcagcaacagcagcccCAAGCCGACTCTGTGGCCCAGGCCTCGGCCCTGGGCAAGCTCCAGCCACTGGTGGCTTCTTACCTATGCTCTGATGTGACACCTGTCCCTTCAACTAAGGAGTCAATCAAGCTGCAAGGAGTCCTCATCAAACAGTCTGTGTTGAAAAGCCACAGAATACTGCCCAGTTCCCTGCTCAACGGCGGAGGAGACTTCCTGTTGAGGAAGAGGCAGGCGATTGAACTCTCTGGCAGCCAGCTCAAAAGCCTCATGAGTGGCAGCACTAACGGAGGTGGCCAGCCCATGGCACCTGTCAATGGCTTGGCCAAAAAGCTGGCCACTATGTCTGGCTCTGGCTGTGTAGTGGCAGTGAATGGGGATAAACCCTCTGCCACCACAGACTCTCAATCCCAAAACCTGCCTGTGGACTCTGAGACCTTGACAGCTACAATATCAGGGCATCTCCCAGTGAAAGGAACCCTTAAACAGAAGCATTCCTCTGGGGTTTCTCAAAATACAGATAGAAAAAATCTTGAACCACCAGTGCTTCAGTCTTCTGCACTTTCCCCCTTTACCCATGGCAACCCTAACCCCACTGAGCAAGTGAATTTGGAGGAGGCTGATTCACACACACCTACCAGTCAGTCACAGGGCTCTGATAGAGAGAAACCAGGTAGCAGCCAGCAGGGCTCCCCATCTTGCACACCTGCATCACAGCCTCCTCTACCCTGTAGTTCTTCCTCGGACAGCCTTGATGCTCATGTTAGGGAGCGTACCCTTCTCAACAGCAGCCGCCAAGCTGAGATTGAAAGCCGGCTACGTCGTCTGCGCAAACGTCTTCAGGTGGTACAGGCCAAGCAGGTGGAGCGGCAtattcagcagcagctgggtgGCTTCTTGGACTCGGCTCTCAACCGGCTACTGGCTGGTAACCGCAAATCAGAGACAGCGACCCCCACAGCCACATGGAGGACTGGACGCCACTCTTCCTCAAACAGAGATGGCCTCAGTCGTTTCCTGAAAAGTGGCTCCATGCCCTTGGAACTGGAGAGGCTGTATCTGAGCGGATCAGCCAACCTTCATTCAGCAGAAAGCGCCTTTGACTCAGATGTAACAGAAAGTAGCTCTGGAGGGGACTctgacctggaggaggaggagctggcaAGAGTGGACATTGAGCAGcgacatgtcaaaat ATGGAAGCGGGCGGAGAGCCGTTACACTGTGGAGAGAGCTGCAATCATCAGCCACTGGAACTGGCTCCAGGCCCACATCTCGGACTTGGAGTACCGCATCAGACAGCAGACCGACATCTACAGACAGATCCGCGCCAGCAAG GGCTCAGTAGAGTTGGGAGGTGTTGCCCCCAGCGCAGTGCCTGCAGGTGGGACAGAAGTGAAAGCAGAGCCTGTCAGTGCTCAG GATGTTGGTTCAGAACGGCTGGAGCACACAGGCACCGCCCACATCACCAACACAGAGGCCGGTCCTTGGAAAAGTCAAAACGGACAGCCAGTTAACGGCGTCCTCAGCAG GATGGCAGAAAGTGCAGACACCAAGCACCAGCAGCCGTTGGCCTATGACAGCACGTGTGTAGCTGCGCGGACACGACCACTAGTCAGCTGTCGGCGACGGCGGCTCATTCAGCCCAACACTGTGCCCAACGTTAATGGAAAA GCCCAGAGAAGCAGCTGTATCCAGTGTAACTGCAGGGTTAACCCCACCTGTGTGATGTGTGGTGGCTGGCCCACCCCCAAAGAAGACCCTCAGTATGAGCTGCCCACCCTGGAGCGCCTGTCAAGACTGGATCTTGGCGTCCACCCCATCCTCTCCTTCCCTGACG ACGTTTGTATAGGCCTACGTCTGCAGCAGGTGATGAAGAGCCAGTGGCAGACCAAGTCACTGGAGAGGAGCAAACCACTGAAGAAGCTCTCCCTCAAACATAAGCTGTCCTCGTCCAAAGAGAAGCACAAGTTCACCAACTCACTTATGGCAGTCA GTGTTGCAGGACTGGGCCACTATAAGAGCCGTGCTGAGAAGCCGAGGACAGTGGATAGCAGCATGGGCAGCAGCAGTGCTGTGCTGAACACAGCCAGGCTTGAGGGCCAGGCCGTGTGCAAGACTGAGCGGCTGCAGGCCCTCTCCACCCCCTTAGGGCCCTACGACAAGAACTACAGCCGCAAGAGATTAAGAGAGCCCTCGCTGGATAGAACTGACA CCTCCCCTAAACTATTCTTGGACTCAAGCAGCCCCTGCCCAACTCTGGCCAACATGCACTCATCCCTTCACAGCCCCCTGACACGCCAGCTGTCCACGTCTTCAGAGAGCTCCACACCGCTGGGCCCGAGCAGCCAGAGCGTGCCGAGCACACCT CAGCAGCCCATCAAGAGGAGGCGAGGTGAAAGCTCTTTTGACATCAACAACATAGTAATCCCCATGTCTGTGGCGGCAACAACCAGAGTGGAGAAGCTGCAGTACAAAGAGATTCTCACACCCAG TTGGCGATCTGTGGACATCTTCTCCCAGCCCATAACTGAAGAGGAGAATGAACGGGAG GTGGAGGACCTGTCAGACGCAGCCTTCATCCAGCTCCATCAGCCGTATGAAGATCAGGAGCGAGCCCGCTGGACTTGGATGGCCTTGGCTCCCGCAAAGAGGAGGGGCAGCAG GTCTTACAAATCCGTTGACGGGCGGACCACGCCGTTGCTGTGCGGGACCAACCCTCCCACCCCTCAGCCTGCATCCCCGGACCCAGGCCACTGCCCCATGCTCCACGACTACAGCCACGTGCCGTCGCCCATGAGTCCAGCCAGCCCCGACACCACCTCCAACCCCCACACACCCTGCTCGAGGGACTCCCATCGGCTGCTGTCCAGCGAGGACACGCGGTGCTCAACGCCGGACTTCACCTTCGAAGAACGG ACGGTAGCGCCGTGGGAGCGTCGCAGCTTCCCCTTGCCAGAAGACCCGGCCCCAGAGCCCGAGGCAGAGAGCGACCACCAGATCAGGCCCAGAATGCGTAGCATCTCAGGTTGCCGAGCAACAGCCTACGGACGTCTGGATTCGGACGACATGGATCTGCCTTGTGACGACGACAGCGGCCCCAAACACAAGGCCTCCACCCACCGATGA
- the LOC120794019 gene encoding KAT8 regulatory NSL complex subunit 1-like isoform X3: MAAMAPALTDAPAEAHHIRFKLAAPSSSLSPASAENNGNASNILIHSSGPAKCKVASEECPLDFCGGDQEQQQQQPQADSVAQASALGKLQPLVASYLCSDVTPVPSTKESIKLQGVLIKQSVLKSHRILPSSLLNGGGDFLLRKRQAIELSGSQLKSLMSGSTNGGGQPMAPVNGLAKKLATMSGSGCVVAVNGDKPSATTDSQSQNLPVDSETLTATISGHLPVKGTLKQKHSSGVSQNTDRKNLEPPVLQSSALSPFTHGNPNPTEQVNLEEADSHTPTSQSQGSDREKPGSSQQGSPSCTPASQPPLPCSSSSDSLDAHVRERTLLNSSRQAEIESRLRRLRKRLQVVQAKQVERHIQQQLGGFLDSALNRLLAGNRKSETATPTATWRTGRHSSSNRDGLSRFLKSGSMPLELERLYLSGSANLHSAESAFDSDVTESSSGGDSDLEEEELARVDIEQRHVKIWKRAESRYTVERAAIISHWNWLQAHISDLEYRIRQQTDIYRQIRASKGSVELGGVAPSAVPAGGTEVKAEPVSAQDVGSERLEHTGTAHITNTEAGPWKSQNGQPVNGVLSRMAESADTKHQQPLAYDSTCVAARTRPLVSCRRRRLIQPNTVPNVNGKAQRSSCIQCNCRVNPTCVMCGGWPTPKEDPQYELPTLERLSRLDLGVHPILSFPDDVCIGLRLQQVMKSQWQTKSLERSKPLKKLSLKHKLSSSKEKHKFTNSLMAVRLGHYKSRAEKPRTVDSSMGSSSAVLNTARLEGQAVCKTERLQALSTPLGPYDKNYSRKRLREPSLDRTDTSPKLFLDSSSPCPTLANMHSSLHSPLTRQLSTSSESSTPLGPSSQSVPSTPQQPIKRRRGESSFDINNIVIPMSVAATTRVEKLQYKEILTPSWRSVDIFSQPITEEENEREVEDLSDAAFIQLHQPYEDQERARWTWMALAPAKRRGSRSYKSVDGRTTPLLCGTNPPTPQPASPDPGHCPMLHDYSHVPSPMSPASPDTTSNPHTPCSRDSHRLLSSEDTRCSTPDFTFEERTVAPWERRSFPLPEDPAPEPEAESDHQIRPRMRSISGCRATAYGRLDSDDMDLPCDDDSGPKHKASTHR, encoded by the exons ATGGCTGCGATGGCGCCCGCTCTCACCGACGCCCCAGCCGAAGCTCACCACATCCGCTTCAAACTGGCTGCCCCATCCTCAAGTCTCTCACCGGCCAGTGCAGAGAACAACGGTAACGCCAGCAACATCCTCATCCATAGCAGCGGCCCCGCTAAGTGTAAGGTCGCCTCTGAAGAGTGCCCTCTTGACTTTTGTGGCGGCGACCAggaacagcagcaacagcagcccCAAGCCGACTCTGTGGCCCAGGCCTCGGCCCTGGGCAAGCTCCAGCCACTGGTGGCTTCTTACCTATGCTCTGATGTGACACCTGTCCCTTCAACTAAGGAGTCAATCAAGCTGCAAGGAGTCCTCATCAAACAGTCTGTGTTGAAAAGCCACAGAATACTGCCCAGTTCCCTGCTCAACGGCGGAGGAGACTTCCTGTTGAGGAAGAGGCAGGCGATTGAACTCTCTGGCAGCCAGCTCAAAAGCCTCATGAGTGGCAGCACTAACGGAGGTGGCCAGCCCATGGCACCTGTCAATGGCTTGGCCAAAAAGCTGGCCACTATGTCTGGCTCTGGCTGTGTAGTGGCAGTGAATGGGGATAAACCCTCTGCCACCACAGACTCTCAATCCCAAAACCTGCCTGTGGACTCTGAGACCTTGACAGCTACAATATCAGGGCATCTCCCAGTGAAAGGAACCCTTAAACAGAAGCATTCCTCTGGGGTTTCTCAAAATACAGATAGAAAAAATCTTGAACCACCAGTGCTTCAGTCTTCTGCACTTTCCCCCTTTACCCATGGCAACCCTAACCCCACTGAGCAAGTGAATTTGGAGGAGGCTGATTCACACACACCTACCAGTCAGTCACAGGGCTCTGATAGAGAGAAACCAGGTAGCAGCCAGCAGGGCTCCCCATCTTGCACACCTGCATCACAGCCTCCTCTACCCTGTAGTTCTTCCTCGGACAGCCTTGATGCTCATGTTAGGGAGCGTACCCTTCTCAACAGCAGCCGCCAAGCTGAGATTGAAAGCCGGCTACGTCGTCTGCGCAAACGTCTTCAGGTGGTACAGGCCAAGCAGGTGGAGCGGCAtattcagcagcagctgggtgGCTTCTTGGACTCGGCTCTCAACCGGCTACTGGCTGGTAACCGCAAATCAGAGACAGCGACCCCCACAGCCACATGGAGGACTGGACGCCACTCTTCCTCAAACAGAGATGGCCTCAGTCGTTTCCTGAAAAGTGGCTCCATGCCCTTGGAACTGGAGAGGCTGTATCTGAGCGGATCAGCCAACCTTCATTCAGCAGAAAGCGCCTTTGACTCAGATGTAACAGAAAGTAGCTCTGGAGGGGACTctgacctggaggaggaggagctggcaAGAGTGGACATTGAGCAGcgacatgtcaaaat ATGGAAGCGGGCGGAGAGCCGTTACACTGTGGAGAGAGCTGCAATCATCAGCCACTGGAACTGGCTCCAGGCCCACATCTCGGACTTGGAGTACCGCATCAGACAGCAGACCGACATCTACAGACAGATCCGCGCCAGCAAG GGCTCAGTAGAGTTGGGAGGTGTTGCCCCCAGCGCAGTGCCTGCAGGTGGGACAGAAGTGAAAGCAGAGCCTGTCAGTGCTCAG GATGTTGGTTCAGAACGGCTGGAGCACACAGGCACCGCCCACATCACCAACACAGAGGCCGGTCCTTGGAAAAGTCAAAACGGACAGCCAGTTAACGGCGTCCTCAGCAG GATGGCAGAAAGTGCAGACACCAAGCACCAGCAGCCGTTGGCCTATGACAGCACGTGTGTAGCTGCGCGGACACGACCACTAGTCAGCTGTCGGCGACGGCGGCTCATTCAGCCCAACACTGTGCCCAACGTTAATGGAAAA GCCCAGAGAAGCAGCTGTATCCAGTGTAACTGCAGGGTTAACCCCACCTGTGTGATGTGTGGTGGCTGGCCCACCCCCAAAGAAGACCCTCAGTATGAGCTGCCCACCCTGGAGCGCCTGTCAAGACTGGATCTTGGCGTCCACCCCATCCTCTCCTTCCCTGACG ACGTTTGTATAGGCCTACGTCTGCAGCAGGTGATGAAGAGCCAGTGGCAGACCAAGTCACTGGAGAGGAGCAAACCACTGAAGAAGCTCTCCCTCAAACATAAGCTGTCCTCGTCCAAAGAGAAGCACAAGTTCACCAACTCACTTATGGCAGTCA GACTGGGCCACTATAAGAGCCGTGCTGAGAAGCCGAGGACAGTGGATAGCAGCATGGGCAGCAGCAGTGCTGTGCTGAACACAGCCAGGCTTGAGGGCCAGGCCGTGTGCAAGACTGAGCGGCTGCAGGCCCTCTCCACCCCCTTAGGGCCCTACGACAAGAACTACAGCCGCAAGAGATTAAGAGAGCCCTCGCTGGATAGAACTGACA CCTCCCCTAAACTATTCTTGGACTCAAGCAGCCCCTGCCCAACTCTGGCCAACATGCACTCATCCCTTCACAGCCCCCTGACACGCCAGCTGTCCACGTCTTCAGAGAGCTCCACACCGCTGGGCCCGAGCAGCCAGAGCGTGCCGAGCACACCT CAGCAGCCCATCAAGAGGAGGCGAGGTGAAAGCTCTTTTGACATCAACAACATAGTAATCCCCATGTCTGTGGCGGCAACAACCAGAGTGGAGAAGCTGCAGTACAAAGAGATTCTCACACCCAG TTGGCGATCTGTGGACATCTTCTCCCAGCCCATAACTGAAGAGGAGAATGAACGGGAG GTGGAGGACCTGTCAGACGCAGCCTTCATCCAGCTCCATCAGCCGTATGAAGATCAGGAGCGAGCCCGCTGGACTTGGATGGCCTTGGCTCCCGCAAAGAGGAGGGGCAGCAG GTCTTACAAATCCGTTGACGGGCGGACCACGCCGTTGCTGTGCGGGACCAACCCTCCCACCCCTCAGCCTGCATCCCCGGACCCAGGCCACTGCCCCATGCTCCACGACTACAGCCACGTGCCGTCGCCCATGAGTCCAGCCAGCCCCGACACCACCTCCAACCCCCACACACCCTGCTCGAGGGACTCCCATCGGCTGCTGTCCAGCGAGGACACGCGGTGCTCAACGCCGGACTTCACCTTCGAAGAACGG ACGGTAGCGCCGTGGGAGCGTCGCAGCTTCCCCTTGCCAGAAGACCCGGCCCCAGAGCCCGAGGCAGAGAGCGACCACCAGATCAGGCCCAGAATGCGTAGCATCTCAGGTTGCCGAGCAACAGCCTACGGACGTCTGGATTCGGACGACATGGATCTGCCTTGTGACGACGACAGCGGCCCCAAACACAAGGCCTCCACCCACCGATGA
- the LOC120794019 gene encoding KAT8 regulatory NSL complex subunit 1-like isoform X4 — MAAMAPALTDAPAEAHHIRFKLAAPSSSLSPASAENNGNASNILIHSSGPAKCKVASEECPLDFCGGDQEQQQQQPQADSVAQASALGKLQPLVASYLCSDVTPVPSTKESIKLQGVLIKQSVLKSHRILPSSLLNGGGDFLLRKRQAIELSGSQLKSLMSGSTNGGGQPMAPVNGLAKKLATMSGSGCVVAVNGDKPSATTDSQSQNLPVDSETLTATISGHLPVKGTLKQKHSSGVSQNTDRKNLEPPVLQSSALSPFTHGNPNPTEQVNLEEADSHTPTSQSQGSDREKPGSSQQGSPSCTPASQPPLPCSSSSDSLDAHVRERTLLNSSRQAEIESRLRRLRKRLQVVQAKQVERHIQQQLGGFLDSALNRLLAGNRKSETATPTATWRTGRHSSSNRDGLSRFLKSGSMPLELERLYLSGSANLHSAESAFDSDVTESSSGGDSDLEEEELARVDIEQRHVKIWKRAESRYTVERAAIISHWNWLQAHISDLEYRIRQQTDIYRQIRASKGSVELGGVAPSAVPAGGTEVKAEPVSAQDVGSERLEHTGTAHITNTEAGPWKSQNGQPVNGVLSRMAESADTKHQQPLAYDSTCVAARTRPLVSCRRRRLIQPNTVPNVNGKAQRSSCIQCNCRVNPTCVMCGGWPTPKEDPQYELPTLERLSRLDLGVHPILSFPDDVCIGLRLQQVMKSQWQTKSLERSKPLKKLSLKHKLSSSKEKHKFTNSLMAVRLGHYKSRAEKPRTVDSSMGSSSAVLNTARLEGQAVCKTERLQALSTPLGPYDKNYSRKRLREPSLDRTDTSPKLFLDSSSPCPTLANMHSSLHSPLTRQLSTSSESSTPLGPSSQSVPSTPQPIKRRRGESSFDINNIVIPMSVAATTRVEKLQYKEILTPSWRSVDIFSQPITEEENEREVEDLSDAAFIQLHQPYEDQERARWTWMALAPAKRRGSRSYKSVDGRTTPLLCGTNPPTPQPASPDPGHCPMLHDYSHVPSPMSPASPDTTSNPHTPCSRDSHRLLSSEDTRCSTPDFTFEERTVAPWERRSFPLPEDPAPEPEAESDHQIRPRMRSISGCRATAYGRLDSDDMDLPCDDDSGPKHKASTHR, encoded by the exons ATGGCTGCGATGGCGCCCGCTCTCACCGACGCCCCAGCCGAAGCTCACCACATCCGCTTCAAACTGGCTGCCCCATCCTCAAGTCTCTCACCGGCCAGTGCAGAGAACAACGGTAACGCCAGCAACATCCTCATCCATAGCAGCGGCCCCGCTAAGTGTAAGGTCGCCTCTGAAGAGTGCCCTCTTGACTTTTGTGGCGGCGACCAggaacagcagcaacagcagcccCAAGCCGACTCTGTGGCCCAGGCCTCGGCCCTGGGCAAGCTCCAGCCACTGGTGGCTTCTTACCTATGCTCTGATGTGACACCTGTCCCTTCAACTAAGGAGTCAATCAAGCTGCAAGGAGTCCTCATCAAACAGTCTGTGTTGAAAAGCCACAGAATACTGCCCAGTTCCCTGCTCAACGGCGGAGGAGACTTCCTGTTGAGGAAGAGGCAGGCGATTGAACTCTCTGGCAGCCAGCTCAAAAGCCTCATGAGTGGCAGCACTAACGGAGGTGGCCAGCCCATGGCACCTGTCAATGGCTTGGCCAAAAAGCTGGCCACTATGTCTGGCTCTGGCTGTGTAGTGGCAGTGAATGGGGATAAACCCTCTGCCACCACAGACTCTCAATCCCAAAACCTGCCTGTGGACTCTGAGACCTTGACAGCTACAATATCAGGGCATCTCCCAGTGAAAGGAACCCTTAAACAGAAGCATTCCTCTGGGGTTTCTCAAAATACAGATAGAAAAAATCTTGAACCACCAGTGCTTCAGTCTTCTGCACTTTCCCCCTTTACCCATGGCAACCCTAACCCCACTGAGCAAGTGAATTTGGAGGAGGCTGATTCACACACACCTACCAGTCAGTCACAGGGCTCTGATAGAGAGAAACCAGGTAGCAGCCAGCAGGGCTCCCCATCTTGCACACCTGCATCACAGCCTCCTCTACCCTGTAGTTCTTCCTCGGACAGCCTTGATGCTCATGTTAGGGAGCGTACCCTTCTCAACAGCAGCCGCCAAGCTGAGATTGAAAGCCGGCTACGTCGTCTGCGCAAACGTCTTCAGGTGGTACAGGCCAAGCAGGTGGAGCGGCAtattcagcagcagctgggtgGCTTCTTGGACTCGGCTCTCAACCGGCTACTGGCTGGTAACCGCAAATCAGAGACAGCGACCCCCACAGCCACATGGAGGACTGGACGCCACTCTTCCTCAAACAGAGATGGCCTCAGTCGTTTCCTGAAAAGTGGCTCCATGCCCTTGGAACTGGAGAGGCTGTATCTGAGCGGATCAGCCAACCTTCATTCAGCAGAAAGCGCCTTTGACTCAGATGTAACAGAAAGTAGCTCTGGAGGGGACTctgacctggaggaggaggagctggcaAGAGTGGACATTGAGCAGcgacatgtcaaaat ATGGAAGCGGGCGGAGAGCCGTTACACTGTGGAGAGAGCTGCAATCATCAGCCACTGGAACTGGCTCCAGGCCCACATCTCGGACTTGGAGTACCGCATCAGACAGCAGACCGACATCTACAGACAGATCCGCGCCAGCAAG GGCTCAGTAGAGTTGGGAGGTGTTGCCCCCAGCGCAGTGCCTGCAGGTGGGACAGAAGTGAAAGCAGAGCCTGTCAGTGCTCAG GATGTTGGTTCAGAACGGCTGGAGCACACAGGCACCGCCCACATCACCAACACAGAGGCCGGTCCTTGGAAAAGTCAAAACGGACAGCCAGTTAACGGCGTCCTCAGCAG GATGGCAGAAAGTGCAGACACCAAGCACCAGCAGCCGTTGGCCTATGACAGCACGTGTGTAGCTGCGCGGACACGACCACTAGTCAGCTGTCGGCGACGGCGGCTCATTCAGCCCAACACTGTGCCCAACGTTAATGGAAAA GCCCAGAGAAGCAGCTGTATCCAGTGTAACTGCAGGGTTAACCCCACCTGTGTGATGTGTGGTGGCTGGCCCACCCCCAAAGAAGACCCTCAGTATGAGCTGCCCACCCTGGAGCGCCTGTCAAGACTGGATCTTGGCGTCCACCCCATCCTCTCCTTCCCTGACG ACGTTTGTATAGGCCTACGTCTGCAGCAGGTGATGAAGAGCCAGTGGCAGACCAAGTCACTGGAGAGGAGCAAACCACTGAAGAAGCTCTCCCTCAAACATAAGCTGTCCTCGTCCAAAGAGAAGCACAAGTTCACCAACTCACTTATGGCAGTCA GACTGGGCCACTATAAGAGCCGTGCTGAGAAGCCGAGGACAGTGGATAGCAGCATGGGCAGCAGCAGTGCTGTGCTGAACACAGCCAGGCTTGAGGGCCAGGCCGTGTGCAAGACTGAGCGGCTGCAGGCCCTCTCCACCCCCTTAGGGCCCTACGACAAGAACTACAGCCGCAAGAGATTAAGAGAGCCCTCGCTGGATAGAACTGACA CCTCCCCTAAACTATTCTTGGACTCAAGCAGCCCCTGCCCAACTCTGGCCAACATGCACTCATCCCTTCACAGCCCCCTGACACGCCAGCTGTCCACGTCTTCAGAGAGCTCCACACCGCTGGGCCCGAGCAGCCAGAGCGTGCCGAGCACACCT CAGCCCATCAAGAGGAGGCGAGGTGAAAGCTCTTTTGACATCAACAACATAGTAATCCCCATGTCTGTGGCGGCAACAACCAGAGTGGAGAAGCTGCAGTACAAAGAGATTCTCACACCCAG TTGGCGATCTGTGGACATCTTCTCCCAGCCCATAACTGAAGAGGAGAATGAACGGGAG GTGGAGGACCTGTCAGACGCAGCCTTCATCCAGCTCCATCAGCCGTATGAAGATCAGGAGCGAGCCCGCTGGACTTGGATGGCCTTGGCTCCCGCAAAGAGGAGGGGCAGCAG GTCTTACAAATCCGTTGACGGGCGGACCACGCCGTTGCTGTGCGGGACCAACCCTCCCACCCCTCAGCCTGCATCCCCGGACCCAGGCCACTGCCCCATGCTCCACGACTACAGCCACGTGCCGTCGCCCATGAGTCCAGCCAGCCCCGACACCACCTCCAACCCCCACACACCCTGCTCGAGGGACTCCCATCGGCTGCTGTCCAGCGAGGACACGCGGTGCTCAACGCCGGACTTCACCTTCGAAGAACGG ACGGTAGCGCCGTGGGAGCGTCGCAGCTTCCCCTTGCCAGAAGACCCGGCCCCAGAGCCCGAGGCAGAGAGCGACCACCAGATCAGGCCCAGAATGCGTAGCATCTCAGGTTGCCGAGCAACAGCCTACGGACGTCTGGATTCGGACGACATGGATCTGCCTTGTGACGACGACAGCGGCCCCAAACACAAGGCCTCCACCCACCGATGA